In Saccharomyces kudriavzevii IFO 1802 strain IFO1802 genome assembly, chromosome: 9, the following proteins share a genomic window:
- the INP51 gene encoding phosphoinositide 5-phosphatase INP51 (similar to Saccharomyces cerevisiae INP51 (YIL002C); ancestral locus Anc_7.142): MRLFIGRETRSIVISSNNYCLSFQRLRSIPGASSQQRQLNKTPSVTIKSFPDTDLSNDTNYIEVKSCIFNGLLGLVCLNGDIYAAVISGVQNVGFPRWKLIDHQVRPTESIYKILDVDFYSLENDVFDYLLCERSEQNYDKLIHEHPCGPLKKLFSDGTFYYSRDFDISNIVKNHGLSHNLEYTVDNQDLSFIWNANLASEVISWRSKISNQEKQLFANAGFLTFVIRGYCKTALIEDGSNTASITIISRISTESKQDTLELEGISEDGKISLFVETEIVVTTEKFIFSYTQVNGSIPLFWESVESQLLYGKKIKVTKDFIESQGAFDRHFDNLTSKYGVVSIVNIIKPKSESQEKLALVYKDCAESKGIKITNIEYSSSVLAKSPHKLLYLLKQDIYEFGAFAYDISRGIYFAKQTGVLRISAFDSIEKPNTVERLVSKEVLELTTNEIDVFELTSPFLDAHDKLWSENYYWLDRTYTKHTKNSGKYSKVYWKLFGSRVRLYDPLHIYISQHLKQLRSKYTFEKDISIFAGTFNISGKIPKDDIKDWIFPKSMSKDAEMADLYVIGLEEVVELTPGHMLATDPYVRQFWEKKILTLLNEPGREKKYVRLWSTQLGGILLLLFMNEAEYSKVKHIEGDVKKTGFGGMASNKGAVAVSFKYSATRFCVLVSHLAAGLENVEQRHNDYKTIAKSIRFSKGLRIKDHDAIIWMGDFNYRILMSNEDVRRKIVSKEYSSLFEKDQLNQQMIAGESFPYFHEMAIDFPPTYKFDPGTKNYDTSEKMRIPAWTDRILSRGEVLKQLQYKCCEDIVFSDHRPVYATFRARVTVVDEQKKTTLGTQIYEKIMERLEGLDDDEKIAVLSDDAFVIESLEGNDSIARPTHSPTPIPEPKRGRKLPPPSSDLRKWWIGNGKQVKVVLDVDPAIYMLNPERNPNPFVENGDEPLFIER, from the coding sequence ATGAGACTTTTCATCGGCAGAGAGACACGATCAATAGTCATCTCTTCTAATAATTACTGTTTATCGTTTCAGCGATTACGTAGCATACCGGGAGCCAGTTCCCAACAACGTCAACTGAATAAAACCCCTAGTGTAACAATAAAATCCTTTCCTGATACGGATCTTTCGAATGATACTAATTATATCGAAGTTAAAAGTTGCATATTCAATGGATTATTAGGGCTCGTCTGTCTTAATGGAGATATCTATGCCGCCGTCATATCTGGTGTCCAGAATGTTGGGTTTCCTCGATGGAAACTAATAGATCACCAAGTGAGACCTACAGAGAGCATTTATAAGATTTTAGATGTCGACTTTTACAGCTTGGAAAATGACGTTTTTGATTACCTCCTTTGCGAGAGGTCGGAACAAAACTACGATAAACTAATTCACGAACATCCTTGTGGTCCCCTTAAAAAACTGTTTAGTGATGGAACATTCTATTATTCTAGAGATTTCGATATCTCCAACATTGTGAAAAACCACGGCTTATCACATAACTTAGAATACACTGTAGATAACCAAGATTTATCATTCATTTGGAACGCCAACCTGGCAAGTGAGGTAATTAGTTGGAGAAGTAAGATTTCGAATCAGGAGAAGCAACTTTTTGCTAATGCAGGGTTCTTAACATTTGTCATAAGAGGTTATTGTAAGACAGCATTGATAGAAGATGGCTCAAATACGGCCTCGATAACTATAATTTCCAGGATTTCAACTGAGAGTAAGCAGGATACGCTAGAATTGGAGGGCATTAGTGAAGATGGGAAGATTTCGTTATTTGTTGAAACGGAGATCGTGGTGACCacagaaaaattcattttttcgtACACTCAAGTGAACGGAAGTATTCCTCTTTTTTGGGAATCTGTTGAAAGTCAGCTGCTGTATGGGAAAAAGATCAAGGTAACGAAGGATTTCATTGAATCTCAAGGAGCCTTTGACAGGCATTTCGATAATCTGACCTCAAAGTATGGTGTCGTAAGTATTGTCAATATCATAAAACCTAAAAGCGAGTCGCAAGAAAAACTAGCACTGGTGTATAAGGATTGTGCTGAATCAAAGGgaataaaaataacaaatATAGAATACAGTTCCAGCGTTCTAGCAAAATCTCCCCATAAATTGCTCTATTTATTGAAGCAGGATATTTATGAGTTCGGTGCGTTTGCTTATGATATCTCCAGAGGCATTTATTTTGCAAAACAAACTGGTGTTTTACGAATAAGCGCTTTTgattcaattgaaaaacctAACACAGTTGAAAGATTAGTGAGCAAGGAAGTACTTGAGTTGACCacaaatgaaattgatgTATTCGAGCTTACTTCCCCATTTTTGGATGCTCATGATAAGCTATGGTCGGAAAATTATTACTGGCTTGATCGAACATACACCAAGCATACAAAGAATTCTGGAAAATACTCAAAAGTTTATTGGAAATTATTTGGTTCGCGAGTCAGACTATACGACCCGCTACATATCTACATCTCTCAACATTTAAAGCAGTTGAGGTCCAAATATACGTTTGAGAAAGACATCTCAATATTTGCGGGAACATTTAATATAAGTGGGAAAATCCCAAAAGATGATATAAAGGATTGGATCTTTCCGAAGTCAATGTCAAAGGACGCCGAAATGGCTGATCTTTATGTCATCGGATTAGAAGAAGTGGTAGAGCTCACCCCAGGTCATATGCTTGCCACAGATCCATACGTTCGGCAGTTttgggaaaagaaaatactgaCGTTACTGAATGAGCCCGGGCGCGAAAAGAAATATGTACGTCTATGGAGTACGCAATTGGGTGGAATTttacttttattatttatgAATGAGGCagaatattcaaaagtCAAACATATTGAGGGAGATGTAAAAAAGACCGGATTTGGAGGAATGGCTTCGAACAAGGGGGCTGTTGCGGTTAGTTTCAAGTATTCCGCTACAAGATTTTGCGTACTGGTGTCTCATTTAGCTGCAGGATTAGAAAATGTTGAACAAAGACACAATGACTATAAAACGATTGCAAAAAGCATCAGGTTCTCTAAAGGATTACGGATAAAGGATCATGATGCAATTATTTGGATGGGTGATTTCAATTACAGAATATTAATGTCAAACGAAGATGTTAGGCGAAAAATCGTTTCTAAAGAATATTCCAGTTTATTTGAGAAAGATCAACTTAACCAACAGATGATTGCAGGTGAATCTTTCCCATACTTCCATGAAATGGCAATTGATTTCCCGCCTACCTATAAATTTGACCCAGGGACGAAAAACTACGACAcaagtgaaaaaatgaggATACCAGCATGGACTGATCGAATATTGAGTAGGGGGGAAGTGCTTAAACAATTACAATATAAATGTTGTGAAGATATTGTCTTTTCCGATCATCGACCAGTATACGCCACATTTAGGGCGAGAGTAACCGTGGTCGAtgaacaaaagaagacTACTCTGGGCACACAAATCTACGAGAAAATTATGGAAAGGCTGGAAGGGCtggatgatgatgagaaAATTGCGGTTTTGAGTGACGATGCATTTGTTATTGAAAGTCTTGAAGGAAATGATTCGATAGCTCGACCTACGCATTCTCCGACACCGATTCCTGAGCCCAAAAGAGGCAGGAAATTACCACCACCTAGTTCAGACTTAAGAAAATGGTGGATCGGGAACGGGAAGCAGGTCAAAGTAGTTCTTGACGTAGACCCGGCCATTTACATGCTTAATCCTGAAAGAAATCCCAACCCGTTCGTCGAAAACGGAGATGAACCGCTTTTTATAGAAAGGTAA
- the SKDI09G1630 gene encoding uncharacterized protein (similar to Saccharomyces cerevisiae YIL001W; ancestral locus Anc_7.143): MASMSMDKNFEELCYSCRTGDIDNLDRLISTGVNLNGVDKFDNSPLFLASLCGHEEVVKLLLQRGAVCDRDRFEGARCIYGALNEAIKETLLSYDISKAVDVKQSFATHVSSIYNEESFLSRDISFRAPNGQLFTAHRFLLCARSEVLAEKMTNEWAKIEIVPIEVHSDIFEIFLKFLYLIPILHQIEPGQYEELIKLSSDLSIELLPEFLDKARHIADPTKKSRLMSDYQYKFTEIARNQLLLFVNNCIFSSAVDVAEDEQQTTSLMNCPAYPDIQLSVKNRNGTTRVYPCHLAILNRAKYFKVMFTNNFKEKLTYVKAKDLSGHNNGVATQLTLPNCEFEVAEIILRYLYADSTDISWMYAVDVLLLADILLEDRLKTITSTIITQSKEFIQEHNVFDVLYLSWEIGVERLEQFAAKFIAMHLQELYKDPEIEKAILLSSERISLRQETDTIELVDDIRYYLLRKYSFEPDDVELFQNQDDLEYLKEVGYLEYRKDMEMLESILTDLELDV, translated from the coding sequence ATGGCGAGCATGTCAATGGACAAAAATTTCGAAGAGCTGTGCTATTCATGTCGCACTGGTGATATCGATAATCTCGACCGACTCATATCCACAGGAGTAAATTTGAATGGAGTcgataaatttgataacTCGCCACTTTTTCTTGCCAGTCTTTGCGGTCACGAAGAGGTTGTGAAACTTCTGCTACAGAGAGGAGCCGTTTGCGATAGAGACAGATTCGAAGGGGCTCGTTGCATATATGGTGCATTGAATGAGGCTATCAAAGAAACCCTTCTAAGTTACGATATATCGAAAGCCGTAGATGTCAAGCAATCCTTTGCTACCCATGTTTCCTCCATATACAATGAAGAAAGCTTTCTTAGCAGAGACATTTCATTTAGAGCTCCTAATGGCCAACTATTCACAGCACATAGATTTTTATTATGTGCAAGAAGCGAGGTTTTAGCAGAAAAGATGACAAATGAATGggcaaaaattgaaattgttcCTATTGAAGTCCACTCAGATATATTTGAGATCtttctgaaatttctttaccTAATTCCAATTCTGCATCAAATTGAACCAGGGCAATACGAGGAACTCATAAAATTATCTAGTGATCTCAGTATTGAACTATTACCAGAATTTTTAGATAAAGCAAGGCATATTGCCGACCCTACGAAAAAGTCTAGGCTGATGTCAGATTACCAATATAAGTTTACCGAGATTGCGAGAAACCAACTTTTATTGTTCGTAAACAATTGTATTTTCAGTTCCGCCGTTGATGTTGCTGAAGATGAGCAGCAAACTACTTCCTTAATGAACTGTCCAGCATATCCAGATATCCAACTCTCGGTAAAAAACCGAAATGGAACTACACGAGTATATCCTTGTCATTTAGCCATTTTGAACCGTGCAAAGTATTTTAAGGTAATGTTCACAAATaatttcaaggaaaaacttACATACGTGAAGGCAAAAGATCTTTCAGGGCACAATAACGGAGTCGCTACGCAACTGACGCTTCCTAATTGTGAATTTGAAGTCGCTGAAATTATTCTTCGTTATTTATATGCTGACAGTACGGACATTTCATGGATGTATGCTGTTGATGTTCTACTGCTTGCAGATATACTTTTAGAAGATCGTCTAAAAACGATCACTTCAACAATCATCACCCAATCGAAAGAGTTTATTCAGGAGCATAATGTTTTTGACGTGCTCTATTTATCATGGGAAATAGGAGTCGAGCGCTTAGAACAATTTGCAGCTAAATTCATAGCAATGCATTTGCAAGAGTTATATAAAGATCCAGAAATAGAGAAGGCCATTTTGTTGAGTTCAGAACGAATTTCACTCCGTCAGGAAACTGATACTATTGAATTAGTGGATGACATTAGATACTACTTACTCCGAAAGTACTCCTTTGAGCCAGATGACGTGGAGCTATTTCAAAACCAGGATGATTTAGAATATCTAAAAGAAGTAGGATACCTTGAATATAGAAAAGATATGGAAATGCTGGAAAGTATTTTAACGGATCTGGAACTTGATGTATAA
- the SGN1 gene encoding Sgn1p (similar to Saccharomyces cerevisiae SGN1 (YIR001C); ancestral locus Anc_7.145) — protein MSQKEKVIIDTVSKAEASNSKNNSKQEFELDELVGKLSIEGAPQVSQKLSKEEKHAHQLEADSRSIFVGNITLDVTPEQIEEHFQDCGLIKRITLLYDRNTGAPKGYGYIEFESPAFREKALQLNGVELNGKKIAVSRKRTNIPGFNRHQNSQNQYFQQWQWNYPLMAYPNPDTLPYYPPYPPNQSPNQSFGYNKIGYYRGSYNNKHRNHQKKNHNGTKDTSNNIRPSTQKSVVTPSDNDKSATQKEYSE, from the coding sequence ATGtcccaaaaagaaaaagtcaTTATTGACACAGTCTCAAAGGCTGAAGCTTCAAACAGTAAAAACAACAGCAAGCAAGAATTTGAACTGGATGAGCTTGTAGGAAAACTGTCTATCGAAGGTGCCCCTCAAGTATCACAAAAGCTAagtaaagaagagaaacATGCTCACCAGCTTGAGGCAGACTCTCGCTCCATATTCGTTGGCAACATTACTCTAGATGTTACCCCGGAACAAATAGAGGAGCATTTCCAAGACTGTGGTTTGATAAAAAGGATAACGCTACTTTATGATAGAAATACGGGTGCACCAAAGGGTTACGGTTATATTGAATTCGAGAGCCCAGCATTTCGAGAAAAGGCCCTCCAATTAAATGGAGTAGAACTTAatggtaaaaaaattgcagtctccagaaaaagaactaaCATTCCAGGATTTAATAGGCATCAAAACTCACAAAATCAGTACTTTCAACAATGGCAATGGAATTACCCTTTAATGGCTTACCCCAATCCCGATACTTTGCCTTACTATCCACCGTATCCTCCAAACCAATCCCCGAACCAAAGCTTTGGATATAATAAAATTGGCTATTATAGAGGCTCCTACAATAATAAGCACagaaatcatcaaaaaaaaaatcacaaCGGTACAAAAGACACTTCCAATAATATCAGACCTTCCACCCAAAAATCTGTTGTCACGCCTTCTGATAACGATAAAAGTGCTAcacaaaaagaatattctgAATAA
- the MPH1 gene encoding 3'-5' DNA helicase (similar to Saccharomyces cerevisiae MPH1 (YIR002C); ancestral locus Anc_7.153) → MASADDCFSDLEDDELDKLYEKAINKNVQETITRRSVPVQRDLHNNVLPGQKTVYEEIQREVSFGPTHHELDCDALSFYVYPTNYEVREYQYNIVYKSLFENTLCAIPTGMGKTFIASTVMLNYFRWTKKAKIIFTAPTRPLVAQQIKACLGITGIPSDQTAILLDKSRKNREDIWASKRVFFATPQVVENDLKRGVLDPKDIVCLVIDEAHRATGSYAYTNVVNFIDRFNSSYRLLALTATPASDLEGVQEVVNNLGISRIEIRTEESMDIVKYMKKRRKEKIEVPLSLEIEDIIEQLGIAVKPVLQQAVELGIYEECDPSQINAFKAMQQSQKIIANPSIPEGIKWRNFFILQLLNNLGQMLKRLKIYGIRTFYNYFQNKCTEFTTKYNLKKSTNKIAAEFYYHPILKNIKKQCEHYLNDPKFVGHGKLQCVKDELMDFFQKSGSNSRVIIFTELRESALEIVKFVDSIGGDRIRPHIFIGQARAKEGFDEVKYTRKHAPKGRKKTERLKRQEEEELLETERRKRAENDKFERTAKRTGSSEEAQISGMNQKMQKEVIHNFKNGEYNVLVCTSIGEEGLDIGEVDLIVCYDTTSSPIKNIQRMGRTGRKRDGKILLLFSSNESYKFERAMEDYSTLQAQISKQCIDYKKSDRIVPENIIPECRETLITIDDEDEVINEMEDVDEVIRYATQRMMGKKPKVKKSTTRGKKAKENKKTKKFFMPDNVETSIVSASSLLNKVILNENGGKQLATDNENSSKKRKVFKALDNLENDSTEEASSSLETEDEEMSDNNEAIFITNGQNESRNKMKVTANFNGGNVALSKQALNYANPSMAIFVNDCSLPAKNDKEVKTIQENQHHLEKEAKDVYENNLLLTSSEKDLFRKHYVPEGTSFNVEPSLVQYTKNINVPHCQKVSEVISLFDDERNDNKKRTIDMNYTKCLARSMLRDMQKVSKVEDKSQSDNSFNHESSQSLTLSNAELDDILGSDSDF, encoded by the coding sequence ATGGCTAGTGCAGATGATTGCTTTAGTGATCTTGAAGACGATGAACTGGATAAACTGTATGAAAAGGCtatcaataaaaatgtCCAAGAAACCATAACGAGACGATCCGTGCCGGTTCAAAGAGATCTTCATAACAATGTTCTACCTGGGCAGAAAACCGTGTAcgaagaaattcaaagagaAGTCAGTTTTGGGCCTACACATCATGAGCTGGATTGTGATGCTTTATCATTTTACGTGTACCCTACAAACTATGAGGTGAGAGAATATCAGTACAATATCGTTTATAAGTCTCTATTTGAAAACACGTTGTGTGCCATTCCTACAGGTATGGGTAAGACATTCATTGCTAGTACTGTAATGTTGAATTATTTTCGTTGGActaaaaaagcaaaaatcaTCTTTACTGCCCCCACAAGGCCCCTGGTAGCTCAGCAGATAAAGGCATGCTTGGGTATAACAGGAATACCCTCTGATCAAACTGCCATCTTGTTGGataaaagtagaaaaaatagagaAGATATTTGGGCTAGTAAGAGGGTTTTCTTCGCCACACCCCAAGTGGTGGAGAATGATCTGAAAAGAGGCGTTTTGGACCCTAAGGACATTGTATGTCTTGTCATAGATGAAGCTCACAGAGCGACTGGTTCCTATGCGTATACGAACGTAGTTAATTTCATAGACAGGTTTAATTCATCCTACAGATTACTGGCATTGACTGCTACGCCTGCTTCTGATCTAGAAGGTGTTCAAGAAGTAGTTAATAATTTAGGTATCTCCAGGATTGAAATTAGAACTGAAGAAAGCATGGATATCGTCaaatatatgaaaaaaagaagaaaagaaaaaattgaggTACCTCTTTCATTAGAAATTGAGGACATAATTGAGCAGTTGGGTATAGCTGTCAAACCTGTGCTCCAACAGGCAGTGGAACTGGGTATATACGAAGAATGTGACCCCTCACAAATAAATGCCTTTAAAGCCATGCAACaaagccaaaaaatcatcgCGAATCCTTCTATACCTGAAGGAATCAAATGgagaaatttctttattctaCAACTTTTGAACAATCTGGGCCAAATGTTAAAAAGATTAAAAATTTATGGGATAAGAACATTTTACaactattttcaaaataaatgTACGGAATTCACTACAAAATATAACCTCAAAAAATCTACTAATAAAATTGCAGCTGAGTTTTATTATCAtccaattttgaaaaatatcaaaaagcaGTGTGAACACTACTTGAACGATCCGAAATTTGTAGGTCATGGGAAACTACAATGCGTCAAGGATGAATTAATGGATTTCTTTCAGAAAAGTGGTTCTAACTCGAGGGTAATCATTTTTACAGAGCTTAGAGAAAGTGCACTTGAAATTGTGAAATTCGTAGATTCGATAGGCGGTGATCGAATCAGACCTCATATATTCATTGGGCAAGCCCGTGCAAAAGAAGGTTTTGATGAAGTCAAATATACAAGGAAACATGCGCCAAAGGGAAGGAAGAAGACGGAAAGGTTGAAAAGgcaagaagaggaagaactCTTGGAAACTGAACGTCGTAAGAGGGCGGAAAACGATAAATTCGAAAGAACTGCAAAACGAACGGGAAGCTCTGAAGAGGCACAGATTAGTGGGATGAAccaaaaaatgcaaaaggAAGTTATTCATAACTTCAAAAACGGTGAATATAACGTTCTGGTTTGTACTTCTATTGGAGAGGAAGGTCTAGATATCGGGGAAGTTGATTTAATCGTTTGCTATGATACTACAAGTAGtccaatcaaaaatattcagCGTATGGGTAGAACAGGTAGGAAACGGGATGGTAAAATACTATTACTGTTTAGTAGTAATGAATCATACAAATTTGAGCGGGCTATGGAGGACTATTCAACTCTTCAAGCTCAAATATCTAAACAATGCATTgattacaaaaaatcagatCGAATAGTTCCAGAAAACATCATTCCTGAATGTCGCGAGACCCTGATCACaattgatgatgaggacgaagtaatcaatgaaatggaagatgttgatgaagttATTCGTTATGCTACTCAGCGTATGATGGGCAAAAAGCcaaaggtaaaaaaaagtacaaCGAGGGGAAAGAAggccaaagaaaataaaaagacGAAGAAGTTCTTCATGCCAGATAACGTTGAGACCAGTATTGTTAGTGCAAGCAGTTTACTTAATAAGGTTATATTGAACGAAAATGGTGGGAAACAATTAGCAActgataatgaaaattctAGCAAAAAACGGAAAGTCTTCAAGGCTTTGGACAACTTAGAAAATGATTCTACAGAGGAGgcctcctcttctttagAAACtgaggatgaagaaatgaGTGATAATAATGAGGCAATTTTCATCACGAATGGACAAAACGAATCCCgaaataaaatgaaagtTACCGCTAACTTTAACGGGGGAAATGTTGCACTATCCAAGCAAGCTCTCAATTATGCCAATCCCAGTATGGCTATATTTGTGAATGACTGTAGTTTACCAGCCAAAAACGACAAGGAAGTAAAAACCATTCAAGAGAATCAGCAccatcttgaaaaagaagcaaagGATGTTTACGAGAATAACCTGTTACTGACTTCAAGTGAAAAAGATCTATTCAGGAAACATTATGTACCGGAGGGTACTTCCTTTAACGTTGAGCCAAGTCTTGTACAATACACCAAGAACATCAACGTACCACACTGTCAGAAGGTTTCAGAGGTCATCTCCTTGTTTGACGACGAGAGAAACGATAATAAGAAGAGAACAATTGACATGAACTATACCAAATGTTTGGCGAGAAGCATGTTACGGGATATGCAGAAAGTTTCGAAGGTTGAGGATAAGAGCCAGTCAGATAATAGTTTCAACCATGAATCATCCCAGTCTTTGACCTTATCAAATGCTGAGTTAGATGACATACTGGGCTCAGATTCGGATTTTTGA
- the AIM21 gene encoding Aim21p (similar to Saccharomyces cerevisiae AIM21 (YIR003W); ancestral locus Anc_7.156), producing the protein MSSESIPKIPERPSRTKTVELSPSPGTEAGNAKASSEPSTLVEKPTVPRQRPMLKAKTMTSFESGAASVGLPQVPLQRPIRRSTTEELNNVMDNTSKELEEIENLISKHSARSTCKKKISTASRDGEVISISHNEQGTPLSMKESFTPHPLLPETNRHTEDEDNDETSLSSSLVNLSNDEISKASGSGVCPGKEGVNAVLDHKVEDKGILENDTTPEGIIQPVDVNKNVEDDKSCAQAWTENADSGVKAAKITKLAESSFEELQKHQEEQEKKIFQNPTEEESTTSLNDKAGIENSAEENPQPAISSTSIVAVPANGIKIPSKSKSEQGNNIPMVPQSRPRRNLEASVKKEGSPNVENKPILEEQDPIEVDAEEKHKSPVLPVERPKKHAPPPVPKKPSSRIAAFQEMLQKRQQQDLHNNGTSPATTNSENMMKKATESSTAANTTKADFTNKLNGLFALPGLISPGQLPASLGKKLSLPDADSPGEKEEQSQTKNVSLSTTRRARGPRGRKLPSKVAGVEKIEEDSNSNEIEIFNNWNVYSFPSKEVALEHITSNKQPTILSNEHSEDALSEEVRDIRKGQLKQPSNETSDAVSTIALEEKRENTANAESVPLSPTVGNSETVSEKSLSLSEAIANRDQDDLTEIEEQRMENEMEAELGRQLSGSYEDVDSAVNSAEAPYSPR; encoded by the coding sequence ATGTCATCAGAAAGCATCCCAAAAATACCAGAGAGACCCTCGAGGACGAAGACAGTTGAACTCTCTCCATCCCCTGGCACTGAGGCAGGAAATGCGAAGGCTAGCAGTGAGCCATCAACATTAGTGGAAAAGCCTACTGTACCAAGGCAGAGGCCCATGTTGAAAGCAAAGACCATGACTTCGTTTGAAAGTGGTGCAGCGTCTGTAGGTTTGCCCCAGGTACCGTTACAAAGGCCGATTAGACGTTCCACCACTGAAGAGCTGAATAACGTAATGGATAACACTAGCAAGGAATTGGAGGAgattgaaaatttgatcTCGAAGCACAGTGCGCGCAGTACAtgtaagaaaaaaatctccACTGCTAGTCGAGACGGCGAGGTTATTTCCATATCTCACAACGAACAGGGAACACCGTTAAGCATGAAGGAATCTTTTACTCCACATCCACTCTTGCCCGAAACAAACAGACATACGGAAGATGAGGACAATGATGAGACTTCCCTTTCTTCGAGCTTAGTAAACTTGTCTAATGATGAGATCTCGAAAGCTAGTGGCTCTGGAGTCTGCCCTGGAAAAGAAGGGGTGAATGCCGTACTAGACCATAAGGTAGAGGATAAAGgtattcttgaaaatgataCCACACCTGAGGGTATTATACAGCCAGTAGATGTAAACAAGAATgtagaagatgataaaaGCTGCGCTCAGGCTTGGACCGAAAACGCTGATTCAGGTGTCAAGGCTGCAAAGATCACTAAGCTCGCTGAATCAAGTTTCGAGGAGCTGCAGAAGCATCAAGAggaacaggaaaaaaaaatattccaaaatcctacggaagaagaaagcaCCACGTCTTTAAACGACAAAGCGGGAATTGAGAATAGTGCGGAAGAAAATCCACAGCCAGCTATATCTTCTACTTCTATAGTGGCTGTCCCAGCGAATGGCATAAAGATTCCTTCAAAGTCAAAGAGCGAACAGGGAAATAATATTCCAATGGTCCCACAGAGTAGACCAAGAAGAAACCTTGAGGCAAGtgtaaagaaagaaggatCACCGAACGTGGAAAATAAGCCTATATTAGAAGAGCAGGACCCAATCGAAGTTGatgctgaagaaaaacacaAAAGTCCAGTACTTCCTGTTGAGCGCCCAAAGAAACATGCGCCACCCCCAGTTCCCAAGAAGCCTTCTTCAAGGATCGCGGCCTTCCAGGAAATGTTACAAAAACGACAACAGCAAGATCTTCATAATAATGGAACTTCACCAGCTACCACCAATTCAGAGAacatgatgaagaaggcgACAGAATCCTCTACTGCAGCCAATACAACAAAGGCTGATTTCACAAACAAATTAAACGGGCTGTTTGCGCTACCTGGTTTGATAAGCCCAGGACAGCTTCCAGCTTCTTTGGGAAAGAAATTGTCTTTGCCCGATGCTGACTCTCCGGGGGAGAAAGAGGAGCAATCACAGACAAAAAATGTGTCCTTGAGCACTACTAGGAGGGCGAGGGGGCCTCGTGGACGTAAACTACCCTCTAAAGTCGCTGGtgtggaaaaaattgaagaagatagtAATTCCAATGAAATAGAAATTTTTAACAATTGGAATGTGTACTCTTTCCCCTCTAAAGAGGTGGCGTTAGAACACATTACTTCTAATAAGCAGCCAACGATTCTTTCAAATGAGCACTCGGAAGATGCTCTGAGCGAGGAGGTAAGAGACATCCGAAAGGGTCAACTAAAACAGCCTTCAAATGAAACAAGCGACGCTGTTTCTACCATCGCGctagaagaaaagagagagaaCACTGCCAACGCCGAATCAGTACCTCTTTCTCCTACCGTAGGTAACAGCGAAACTGTAAGTGAAAAATCCTTGTCTCTGTCAGAGGCAATTGCCAATAGAGATCAAGATGATCTGACAGAGATTGAGGAACAGCGAATGGAGAACGAAATGGAGGCGGAACTAGGGAGACAACTCTCAGGTAGTTACGAAGACGTTGATTCCGCAGTAAATTCAGCGGAAGCCCCGTACTCTCCACGCTAG